In the Bacteroidota bacterium genome, CCCTTTTCTTAAAATTTTGCCTGCAATTTCGGCTAATTTGCCCCACATGGCGATATTATGCCATTCGGTTTGTTCTACCTTATTGCCATTGCGATCGCGATAAACTTCGGTGGTAGCCAGTGTAAAATTTGCCACCACATTACCGCCCTCAAAATTTCTCAGGTCAGGGTCTTTACCCAGATTACCAATGAGAATTACTTTGTTTACTCCACTCATAATGTATTGTCTTTTTTATATGCTTTGAACGTTTTTACTACTCAAAAATACATGCAAAAATGAATTTATTACGCAGGTATTTTCATGTTAAAAATAATCATTTTTTTTCAAAAAATCACGAATTACACCCGGAAATGTAAAATCGGATAAATCTTTAAAACTTACCTGTATACTGTCTTTGCGCTGAATTTGTTTGAAATTTCCAATGTCGATGATATAAAATCTGCACCATAACGTTT is a window encoding:
- a CDS encoding single-stranded DNA-binding protein; translated protein: MSGVNKVILIGNLGKDPDLRNFEGGNVVANFTLATTEVYRDRNGNKVEQTEWHNIAMWGKLAEIAGKILRKGAKVYIEGRIKNRSWEDREGNKRYITEIVAENFTLLGPRPGGNGGTQSSTDYEMSHTHPENEKDMIVDDSLPF